A single window of Pontiella agarivorans DNA harbors:
- a CDS encoding VWA domain-containing protein, with protein MKWHNPDILLGLIALLPLLLITGLMLRRRIHLLKKMADDGLWPTMIPLLSPGRQRTKNFLRVLAFAFLIAALARPQWGFKWEEVKQHGLSIIVALDTSKSMLAQDIKPNRLQQAKWGVRDLVKELSGDRIGIVAFSGDAFLQCPATIDYAAFLMMLDDIYAGIVPIGGTDLFQALETSVESFKKSEETQSDKVIILISDGESTTGDPLALLPRLKEEGIHVFAIGVGTKEGDLIQTSEGFVKDSKGNVVKSSLDEKLLERLAFETGGFYVRSAPGDFGLERVYQQGIAQLQREDRETRMSKIWTERFQWFAGAALLILILESLIRPIKWRRHE; from the coding sequence ATGAAATGGCATAATCCGGATATCCTGCTTGGGCTGATTGCCCTGCTTCCTCTCCTGCTGATTACCGGCCTGATGCTGCGTCGTCGCATCCACCTGTTGAAGAAGATGGCCGATGACGGACTGTGGCCGACGATGATACCGCTGCTTTCCCCGGGCCGGCAACGGACGAAAAACTTTCTTCGCGTACTCGCTTTTGCCTTTCTGATTGCCGCCCTCGCCCGCCCGCAGTGGGGCTTTAAATGGGAAGAGGTCAAACAACATGGTCTAAGCATTATTGTTGCCCTCGACACCTCGAAAAGTATGTTGGCGCAGGACATCAAACCCAACCGCCTCCAGCAGGCGAAGTGGGGCGTTCGCGATTTGGTGAAGGAACTGAGCGGGGACCGCATCGGCATCGTGGCCTTTTCCGGCGATGCCTTTCTGCAGTGCCCGGCCACCATCGACTACGCCGCATTCCTCATGATGCTTGACGACATTTATGCCGGCATTGTTCCGATTGGCGGAACCGACCTTTTCCAGGCCCTGGAAACGTCTGTCGAGAGTTTTAAAAAATCAGAGGAAACCCAATCCGACAAAGTGATTATTCTGATCTCCGATGGAGAGAGTACAACCGGGGATCCCCTGGCCTTGCTGCCGCGGCTCAAGGAAGAAGGCATTCACGTTTTTGCCATCGGCGTCGGCACAAAGGAAGGCGATTTAATCCAGACTTCGGAAGGATTTGTGAAAGATTCCAAAGGCAATGTGGTAAAAAGTTCGCTCGATGAAAAGCTGCTGGAACGCCTCGCCTTTGAAACCGGAGGATTCTATGTCCGCTCTGCACCGGGCGATTTCGGACTCGAACGTGTTTACCAGCAGGGTATCGCCCAGCTGCAGCGCGAAGACCGGGAAACCCGAATGTCGAAAATATGGACTGAACGCTTCCAGTGGTTTGCGGGAGCTGCACTCTTGATTTTAATCCTGGAATCTCTGATCAGACCGATTAAATGGAGACGCCACGAATGA
- a CDS encoding RNA-binding S4 domain-containing protein, which yields MVFTLKDDYIELCKLLKAANMVMSGGEGKEVVAQGMVTVDGELETRKRCKIRAGQTVAFEGSVIEVIDGTV from the coding sequence GTGGTATTCACGCTTAAAGACGACTACATCGAACTGTGTAAACTCCTCAAAGCGGCCAACATGGTCATGTCCGGCGGCGAAGGCAAGGAAGTCGTTGCACAGGGTATGGTCACGGTTGACGGCGAACTTGAAACCCGAAAACGCTGTAAAATACGCGCCGGCCAAACCGTTGCGTTCGAAGGCAGCGTAATCGAAGTCATCGACGGAACGGTCTGA
- the hcp gene encoding hydroxylamine reductase has product MFCYQCEQTSQATGCTAFGVCGKDPDTAALQDLLMQICKKISEKAHAKRLAGEATREADLFVTEGLFTTVTNVNFDPKDIAGIISRGVALLKELGGEWELPDTLDGLISQGEKVGIESRMTSLGEDITGLQELILYGLKGTAAYADHAFVLGKEDDSVYAFFHEAMAFLLNPAPTVDELVALTLKVGEVNLTVMGLLDAANTGTYGHPVPTPVRITPVKGKAILVSGHDLKDLEILLKQTEGKGINIYTHGEMLPCHGYPELKKYPHLVGNYGGAWQDQRSEFEAFPGAILMTTNCIQKPKENYKARIFTTGLVQWPGVEHIGEEKDFTPVIEAALAAEGFAETEEEKTILTGFGHNAVLGVAPQVIDAVKSGALKHFFLIGGCDGAKPGRNYYTDFAEAVPDDCAILTLACGKFRFNKLDFGDIGGIPRLLDMGQCNDSYSAIQVAIALAEAFECGVNDLPLSMILSWYEQKAICVLLTLLHLGIKDIKVGPTLPAFITPTVLQVLIDNFNIAPVTTVEDDMKECLGA; this is encoded by the coding sequence ATGTTCTGTTACCAATGTGAACAAACCAGCCAGGCCACAGGCTGCACCGCATTCGGCGTTTGCGGAAAAGATCCGGACACCGCGGCTCTGCAGGACCTGCTGATGCAGATCTGCAAAAAGATTTCTGAAAAAGCCCACGCCAAACGCCTGGCCGGAGAAGCCACCCGCGAGGCAGACCTGTTTGTGACAGAGGGCCTCTTCACCACCGTAACCAATGTAAACTTTGATCCCAAAGACATCGCAGGCATCATTTCCCGCGGCGTAGCCTTGCTTAAAGAACTCGGGGGCGAATGGGAACTTCCGGACACTCTCGACGGCCTGATTTCGCAGGGTGAAAAAGTCGGCATTGAATCCCGCATGACCTCTCTCGGAGAAGATATCACCGGCCTGCAGGAACTGATCCTTTATGGTCTGAAGGGCACCGCCGCCTATGCCGATCATGCCTTTGTGCTCGGAAAGGAAGACGATTCCGTTTACGCCTTTTTCCACGAAGCCATGGCCTTCCTGCTGAATCCGGCACCAACGGTCGACGAACTCGTTGCGCTTACCCTCAAAGTCGGCGAGGTCAACCTGACCGTAATGGGTCTGCTCGACGCCGCCAACACCGGAACCTACGGCCATCCGGTACCGACCCCGGTCCGGATCACCCCGGTGAAAGGTAAAGCGATTCTCGTCTCCGGCCATGATTTGAAAGACCTCGAAATTCTGCTCAAGCAGACCGAAGGAAAAGGCATCAACATCTACACGCACGGCGAAATGCTCCCGTGCCACGGCTATCCGGAACTGAAAAAATATCCGCATCTCGTCGGTAACTACGGCGGGGCCTGGCAGGATCAGCGCTCTGAATTCGAAGCGTTTCCCGGTGCCATTCTGATGACGACCAACTGCATCCAGAAGCCGAAGGAAAACTATAAAGCCCGCATCTTCACCACCGGCCTCGTCCAATGGCCCGGTGTGGAACACATCGGTGAAGAGAAAGACTTCACGCCGGTCATTGAAGCCGCTCTGGCCGCAGAAGGTTTTGCAGAAACGGAAGAAGAAAAAACCATTCTCACCGGCTTTGGCCACAATGCCGTACTCGGTGTAGCCCCGCAGGTGATTGATGCGGTCAAAAGCGGTGCCCTCAAGCACTTCTTCCTGATCGGCGGATGCGACGGCGCCAAGCCGGGCCGCAACTACTACACCGACTTTGCCGAAGCCGTGCCGGATGACTGCGCAATCCTGACACTGGCCTGCGGCAAGTTCCGCTTCAACAAACTCGACTTCGGTGACATCGGCGGTATTCCGCGCCTGCTCGATATGGGCCAGTGCAACGACAGCTACTCCGCCATCCAGGTGGCCATCGCCCTCGCGGAAGCCTTTGAATGCGGCGTGAATGACCTTCCGCTCTCCATGATTCTGTCGTGGTACGAGCAGAAAGCCATCTGCGTGTTGCTGACCCTGCTGCACCTCGGCATCAAAGACATCAAGGTCGGCCCCACCCTGCCGGCCTTCATCACCCCGACCGTACTGCAGGTGCTCATTGACAACTTCAATATTGCACCGGTAACCACCGTGGAAGATGACATGAAAGAGTGTCTCGGTGCATAA
- a CDS encoding tetratricopeptide repeat protein, producing the protein MNSAKHSILKTVLISVIPWMLIAAQAEDTPRSSMRKGLKAYKAGDYTNAVAHLKKTVLEFPDIGNYNLGNAQYRAGDFETAADSFNEALRSSDLELQFKAYFNRGDALLARTTALTKTEEISLAIELAFQAMDMFEKAVLLQPENLEAKQNFERAQTLRTNLEYNLGRWYFDQAEELLPQFKAKDAQQNYQLAKKQFEHILENVDPNHPEAQQYLPKVNDRLEMLALAVEAAEIDLDLALKYISDYQYMLAAQRLTTETDERKYAFDIKPDLKKKYDETIQKNQEVLKIIQDLFPTTNMAK; encoded by the coding sequence ATGAACTCGGCCAAACACAGCATTTTGAAAACAGTGTTAATCAGTGTTATTCCGTGGATGCTGATCGCTGCACAGGCCGAAGATACCCCCCGCTCTTCGATGCGCAAGGGCCTTAAGGCGTATAAAGCGGGCGACTATACCAACGCAGTTGCCCACCTGAAAAAAACGGTATTGGAGTTTCCGGACATTGGAAACTACAACCTTGGCAATGCACAGTATCGGGCGGGCGATTTCGAAACCGCAGCGGATTCATTCAACGAAGCCCTCCGGTCATCCGATCTCGAACTGCAGTTCAAGGCCTATTTCAACCGAGGTGATGCCCTGCTGGCCCGCACGACGGCCCTCACAAAAACCGAAGAAATCAGTCTCGCGATCGAGTTGGCGTTTCAGGCCATGGATATGTTCGAAAAAGCCGTTCTGCTCCAGCCGGAGAATCTGGAGGCCAAGCAGAATTTTGAGCGGGCGCAGACACTGCGCACCAACCTCGAATATAATCTCGGTCGCTGGTATTTTGATCAGGCAGAGGAACTTTTACCGCAGTTCAAAGCGAAAGATGCTCAGCAAAACTATCAGCTGGCGAAAAAGCAGTTTGAACATATTCTGGAAAATGTGGACCCGAATCATCCGGAAGCGCAGCAGTATCTGCCGAAGGTGAACGATCGGCTCGAAATGCTCGCACTGGCGGTGGAAGCTGCGGAAATTGATCTGGATCTTGCGCTGAAATATATCTCGGATTACCAGTACATGCTGGCCGCGCAGCGGTTGACAACCGAGACCGATGAACGAAAATATGCTTTTGATATCAAACCTGATCTAAAGAAAAAGTATGATGAAACCATTCAGAAAAATCAGGAAGTGCTGAAAATCATTCAGGACCTGTTCCCGACAACTAACATGGCAAAATGA
- a CDS encoding PD-(D/E)XK nuclease family protein, with protein MPQCVHDLIVFPTELALRRFQQQEALKNDFVDASGHTTFSRLRKICLPYAAIKGTPLDAVQQLLLRRQVVDVAAGHFSGQGALGELSANALSEVLEKLITELASLPADVPEIINWLLEQRKGSKRYQLGMLASVWRATLQQEGFADAISVNLAVLKLLRGNRSKWPPILRDCRKLTFSSVRWFNPFEEQCVSVLNQKLKISVESALPHAHAEAAADRLGQKIHAEIMAEPWAMWTEDLGDALAVNSPEILSLTDTARISFSRSAGRYGEAEDLARRISWNLQVLEIPANRIALVVPNIGQVQDIIPNVFRRFNIPYFFRRGRPVLSSAVVKSFMAWLAFPLRPERDAMLDLVRNPALKFGDREGEVERLLQQPPRLKAVPGRLSGFQAQERLAEKVIEPEDHFNREALARLKEVLEHIGSQELPLAELVDVLENLLENETVKPRDSHERGVWIINPHDAAGLDFDVVLFAGLNEGEFPAVPQQDALLNDQERFRLRTHLEEQGHSLPKMALPKADVLFEQQSVLFLTTLGMAREQLVFSYQAVDQEGNEKSEGEYFRKLWNLAGWPAQAEIQLSPYDLWRAERLDEDNFVSNHWKSQQSAAPEDRLPMPGESFLPIIPLPLCRAEDEALQSAVHLGQQDVGKTINVPPASCRLEHLVKVLQIESEREAYLETPIAEREPSTYCGHIDVLKNRVNQWLEEKQELSPTALEALAHNRYVFLLERVFGIYDPRVADDTPDPMERGGLIHSILCEIYSAIAEGKSGIETPALFAVKSSRGWKLRKEGGVDALPLAVFDPNLGADYEAFARRIANRMMDQEELGHPGVWAAERRKMLAMVLNFVRYDVETCAAENRYPVLFEQQFGKSTAVDLGCTKVNGVIDRIDLVFEETGELRKVRVLDYKGSSKARPKKDVYVEEIIRNLDCQLPVYAFAAQQHFFGEINTAETNARTEAGYLIYERDFTKLGKQLQKSLIPMDEADMLSGFFQTLERNIAKLKAGDFAVDPLIAAYTDHTSVCRTEAVDWSDIENV; from the coding sequence ATGCCGCAATGCGTTCATGACCTGATTGTTTTCCCAACGGAGTTGGCGCTGCGGCGTTTTCAACAGCAGGAAGCGTTGAAAAATGATTTTGTAGATGCTTCCGGGCATACGACATTTTCCAGACTTCGGAAAATCTGTTTGCCCTATGCCGCGATAAAAGGCACGCCGCTGGATGCTGTGCAGCAGCTGCTTCTTCGGCGGCAGGTGGTTGACGTGGCTGCCGGGCATTTTTCCGGCCAGGGGGCGCTGGGAGAACTTTCGGCCAATGCCCTGAGCGAGGTGCTGGAAAAGCTCATCACAGAGCTGGCCTCGCTTCCGGCCGATGTGCCGGAAATCATTAACTGGCTGCTGGAGCAGCGCAAAGGATCCAAGCGTTACCAGCTGGGAATGCTGGCAAGTGTCTGGCGGGCGACGTTGCAGCAGGAGGGCTTTGCTGATGCGATCAGCGTGAATCTGGCCGTTCTGAAACTGCTGCGGGGCAATCGCAGTAAATGGCCGCCGATTCTGCGGGACTGCCGGAAGCTGACCTTCAGCTCGGTGCGCTGGTTTAATCCCTTTGAGGAACAGTGCGTTTCGGTTCTGAATCAGAAATTGAAAATTTCGGTGGAATCGGCATTGCCACATGCTCATGCCGAAGCGGCTGCCGACCGGCTCGGACAGAAAATCCACGCGGAGATTATGGCCGAACCCTGGGCGATGTGGACGGAGGATCTCGGCGATGCACTGGCGGTTAACAGCCCGGAAATTCTGAGCCTGACCGATACCGCCCGTATCAGCTTTTCGCGTTCGGCAGGCCGGTATGGCGAAGCGGAAGACCTCGCGCGGCGGATTTCCTGGAATCTTCAGGTTCTCGAAATTCCGGCAAACCGCATTGCACTGGTGGTTCCGAATATTGGACAGGTGCAGGATATTATTCCCAATGTATTCCGGCGCTTTAACATTCCTTATTTTTTCCGGCGAGGTCGGCCTGTGCTCTCTTCAGCGGTGGTGAAATCCTTCATGGCCTGGCTGGCTTTTCCGCTGCGGCCGGAACGCGATGCCATGCTGGATCTGGTGCGGAATCCGGCTCTTAAATTCGGGGATCGCGAAGGTGAAGTGGAGCGGCTGCTTCAACAGCCGCCTAGACTGAAGGCGGTGCCGGGCCGGTTGTCCGGTTTCCAGGCCCAGGAACGGTTAGCGGAAAAGGTGATTGAGCCGGAGGATCATTTCAACCGCGAAGCATTGGCGCGACTGAAAGAGGTTCTTGAACATATCGGCAGTCAGGAGCTTCCGCTCGCCGAGCTGGTGGATGTGCTGGAGAACCTGCTTGAAAACGAAACCGTCAAACCGCGTGACAGCCATGAGCGGGGGGTCTGGATTATTAATCCTCACGATGCAGCCGGGCTTGATTTTGATGTGGTGCTTTTTGCGGGATTGAATGAAGGGGAATTTCCGGCGGTTCCGCAGCAGGATGCGCTGTTGAATGATCAGGAGCGTTTCCGGCTTCGAACCCATTTGGAAGAACAGGGGCACAGTCTGCCTAAAATGGCTTTGCCGAAAGCCGATGTTTTGTTTGAGCAGCAGTCGGTGCTCTTTTTGACGACGTTGGGTATGGCGCGTGAGCAGCTGGTATTTTCTTATCAGGCGGTTGATCAGGAAGGAAATGAAAAGAGCGAAGGGGAGTATTTCCGCAAGCTCTGGAATTTGGCGGGGTGGCCGGCGCAGGCTGAAATTCAACTGAGCCCTTACGATCTGTGGCGCGCTGAAAGGCTGGATGAGGATAACTTTGTTTCCAATCATTGGAAATCGCAGCAGTCGGCGGCTCCGGAAGATCGTCTGCCGATGCCCGGAGAATCGTTTTTGCCGATAATTCCTCTGCCGCTGTGCCGGGCGGAGGATGAGGCCTTGCAGTCGGCTGTTCACCTCGGACAGCAGGATGTCGGCAAGACGATAAACGTACCGCCAGCTTCCTGTCGGCTGGAGCACCTTGTAAAGGTACTGCAGATTGAATCAGAACGGGAAGCCTATCTGGAAACTCCGATCGCTGAACGCGAACCTTCAACATATTGCGGGCATATTGATGTGCTGAAAAACCGGGTGAATCAGTGGCTGGAGGAAAAGCAGGAATTGAGTCCGACTGCGTTGGAGGCTCTGGCGCACAATCGCTATGTTTTTCTTCTGGAACGTGTATTCGGCATTTATGATCCGCGTGTGGCGGACGATACGCCTGATCCGATGGAGCGGGGGGGACTGATTCATTCCATTTTATGTGAAATTTATTCGGCGATTGCCGAAGGAAAATCGGGCATCGAAACGCCGGCTCTTTTTGCGGTTAAAAGTTCCAGGGGGTGGAAACTCCGAAAAGAGGGCGGTGTGGATGCCCTTCCGCTGGCGGTGTTTGATCCAAATCTTGGAGCGGATTACGAAGCCTTTGCCCGCAGAATTGCAAACCGCATGATGGATCAGGAGGAGCTGGGGCATCCGGGCGTCTGGGCTGCGGAGCGGCGGAAGATGCTCGCAATGGTGTTGAATTTTGTGCGGTACGATGTGGAAACCTGCGCTGCGGAAAACCGGTATCCGGTTCTGTTTGAGCAGCAATTCGGAAAATCGACGGCTGTGGACTTGGGCTGCACGAAGGTGAACGGGGTTATTGACCGGATCGATCTTGTTTTTGAGGAAACCGGTGAGCTGCGAAAGGTGCGGGTGCTCGATTATAAGGGGTCATCTAAAGCGCGTCCGAAAAAGGACGTGTATGTGGAGGAAATTATCCGCAATCTCGACTGTCAGCTTCCGGTGTATGCTTTTGCCGCACAGCAGCATTTTTTCGGGGAAATCAATACGGCGGAAACCAATGCCCGAACGGAAGCCGGCTATCTGATCTATGAACGCGATTTTACAAAGCTTGGAAAACAACTGCAGAAAAGCCTGATTCCGATGGATGAGGCGGACATGCTTTCCGGATTTTTCCAGACTCTGGAACGCAATATCGCAAAGCTGAAAGCCGGCGATTTTGCTGTCGACCCCCTGATTGCCGCGTATACTGACCATACGTCCGTTTGCCGCACCGAGGCGGTAGACTGGAGTGATATAGAGAACGTCTGA
- a CDS encoding MBL fold metallo-hydrolase, whose protein sequence is MQIKLNFFGAAKNVTGSCYYLEANGKRFLIDCGLYQERDLKPRNWADFPVPANTIDAVLLTHAHLDHCGRIPKLVKEGFDGTVYATSATAEIANIIMQDSAHIQEEDIKHKKRRHEKQGKKSPFPYEPLYTMEDAQKAGSLFSKVKYAQPLTIGEGITAEFREAGHVFGSSSIRISITQGSETRTILFSGDVGRWDLPIMRDPHQYESADYVLVESTYGDRVHGEVKDIPGELERIINETVEAGGNIIIPSFALERTQELLYHLNSLVNEKRIPLMPVFVDSPMAIKITDVFKKHPDLFDEETLEQLRAGDKPCDFPRLKMTRSVDDSKAIAHVKESAIIIAGSGMCTGGRVKHHLKSNLGRPESTILFVGYQSHGTLGRIILDGAETVRLFGEQYEVNARVAKISGFSAHADQNELLQWLSSIRQPPKKIFITHGEEKQASAFAEFLAVKNGWNCMVPEYEQEVILD, encoded by the coding sequence ATGCAGATTAAACTCAACTTTTTCGGCGCGGCAAAAAATGTAACGGGATCCTGCTACTATCTTGAAGCCAATGGGAAGCGGTTCCTGATTGATTGCGGATTGTATCAGGAACGTGATCTCAAACCGCGCAACTGGGCCGATTTTCCGGTGCCGGCGAATACGATTGATGCCGTGCTGCTGACGCATGCGCATCTCGACCACTGCGGCCGCATTCCGAAACTGGTGAAAGAGGGATTTGACGGAACGGTTTATGCGACTTCAGCCACGGCCGAAATTGCCAATATTATCATGCAGGATTCGGCGCATATTCAGGAAGAGGACATCAAGCATAAGAAGCGCCGGCATGAAAAACAGGGTAAAAAGAGTCCGTTTCCGTATGAGCCGCTCTACACGATGGAGGATGCGCAGAAAGCCGGCTCTCTGTTCAGCAAGGTGAAATATGCGCAGCCTCTGACCATTGGCGAAGGCATTACCGCCGAGTTCCGCGAAGCGGGGCACGTCTTCGGATCTTCATCGATCCGTATTTCGATTACCCAGGGCAGTGAAACCCGGACCATTCTGTTTTCCGGTGATGTCGGCCGCTGGGATTTGCCGATTATGCGTGATCCGCATCAGTATGAATCGGCGGACTATGTGCTGGTTGAATCCACCTACGGGGATCGGGTGCATGGAGAAGTGAAGGATATTCCCGGTGAACTGGAGCGCATAATTAATGAAACTGTCGAGGCTGGCGGAAATATCATTATCCCGAGTTTTGCGCTCGAGCGGACGCAGGAACTGCTCTACCACCTCAACAGCCTTGTGAATGAAAAACGCATTCCGCTGATGCCGGTTTTTGTCGACAGCCCGATGGCGATTAAAATTACGGATGTGTTCAAGAAACATCCGGACCTGTTCGATGAAGAAACCCTGGAGCAGCTGCGGGCAGGCGATAAACCCTGCGATTTTCCGAGGCTGAAAATGACGCGATCTGTGGATGATTCGAAGGCCATTGCACACGTAAAAGAATCCGCCATTATTATCGCCGGCTCCGGCATGTGCACCGGCGGGCGGGTGAAACACCATTTGAAAAGCAATCTTGGGCGACCGGAAAGTACGATTCTGTTTGTCGGCTATCAGTCGCACGGTACCTTGGGTCGTATCATTCTGGACGGGGCGGAAACGGTTCGCTTGTTCGGGGAGCAGTATGAGGTCAACGCACGGGTGGCCAAAATTTCGGGTTTTTCCGCCCATGCCGACCAGAATGAGCTCCTCCAGTGGCTCTCCTCCATCAGGCAACCTCCGAAAAAAATCTTTATCACCCACGGGGAAGAAAAACAGGCTTCGGCATTCGCCGAATTCCTCGCCGTGAAAAACGGATGGAACTGCATGGTGCCGGAGTATGAGCAGGAAGTGATACTGGACTAA
- a CDS encoding tetratricopeptide repeat protein: MNRFLNTLVAVLLISTAASAQDELFNRAQAAYDDGRYGEAAMLYEKMIADGISNPEVHYNLGNACFKNSELPAAVRHYRKAYYDLPRDPDIQANLRFALNAAGAAETVPSFIERLFASLSLQEWIMTGTGGYLLLCAGLLTILFIKRSRRQTLKFLLLPLFVLALSFLGWRYWKNIQKNPEWVVTDKEATALFSPVEGSTAHFKLPMAALVKQRNTHGKGWIEVEYDGKRGWLKQDYIQMVSP, encoded by the coding sequence ATGAATCGATTTTTGAACACCCTCGTTGCCGTTCTATTGATTTCTACGGCAGCTTCTGCTCAGGACGAACTGTTCAACCGGGCGCAGGCGGCTTACGATGACGGGCGCTACGGCGAAGCAGCCATGCTTTATGAAAAAATGATCGCCGACGGTATCAGCAATCCGGAAGTGCATTATAACCTCGGTAACGCCTGCTTTAAAAACAGCGAGCTTCCCGCCGCCGTGCGGCACTATCGGAAAGCTTATTATGATCTGCCTCGCGATCCCGACATTCAGGCCAATCTACGCTTTGCGCTGAATGCCGCCGGTGCCGCTGAAACGGTCCCGTCGTTCATCGAACGGCTTTTTGCCTCTCTTTCCCTGCAGGAGTGGATCATGACCGGAACGGGGGGCTATCTGCTGCTCTGCGCCGGCCTGCTGACCATACTTTTCATCAAGCGGTCACGGAGACAAACACTGAAATTCCTGCTTCTTCCCCTGTTTGTTCTCGCTCTATCTTTTCTGGGCTGGCGGTATTGGAAAAATATTCAGAAAAACCCGGAATGGGTGGTCACCGATAAAGAAGCCACGGCACTCTTCAGCCCCGTGGAAGGCTCAACCGCCCATTTCAAGCTTCCCATGGCCGCGTTGGTCAAGCAGCGAAATACGCATGGAAAAGGCTGGATTGAAGTGGAATATGACGGCAAACGCGGCTGGTTGAAACAGGACTATATTCAGATGGTTTCTCCTTGA
- a CDS encoding BatD family protein, which produces MKRDIQHLKFLVPIIGIFLMAFSGFAADVRMTIEPKRISLLDRAILKVEYTNTDGTAIDIPEVEGLNIQYQGPSRRMEMINFKTTTSVTHSYLVTPSKTGNFTIGPVTVQFKGGEKKLSANLEVVKPEDDKKAQEVAEIMFSEITADREAPHVNEPFGLTLKVYIKDGVQTVGGFNIVGGTPDQGLDGEIEWEVINRGREQKNGQIFNVYTVKARVKTLTAGTFTFQPQVQLNVVIPRQNRRSYQGDPFFGDLFGRQETRRFILDCNKLDVEVKPVPMIGRPDSFTGGVGLFDFNVEVGPKEVKAGEPITVKMRIRGRGNLTQITPPKIPESLDYKLYEVRSVPAESANEVRFEQVLIPKSDAVTEVPEIEFSYFNTTTTDFRTITKGPFPVTVEPAPQQTAQVIATTPHLAQQETQVLGRDIIYLKSRPKHWKRTSDQLWFNTTAFRILSALPLAILLLGGLIRARRSRLNGNVARARRQQAPGAARKQIQRAEQALRKSNGPVFYEALWNALTDYFGHRLNLPPGEISAQRVSTAFDQQRQSVESVFSAIEQRRYGVQPEESSKEEMKQLLRDLTALLKQCERVKL; this is translated from the coding sequence TTGAAACGTGATATTCAACATCTGAAATTCCTCGTTCCAATCATCGGAATCTTTCTGATGGCATTTTCGGGTTTTGCCGCCGACGTCAGAATGACCATTGAACCGAAGCGGATCAGCCTGCTCGATCGGGCCATTCTTAAAGTGGAATATACAAACACCGATGGAACAGCCATCGATATTCCGGAAGTGGAGGGCCTCAACATTCAGTATCAGGGTCCTTCGCGGCGCATGGAAATGATCAATTTCAAGACCACTACAAGCGTGACCCATTCCTATCTGGTCACTCCGTCAAAAACCGGTAATTTCACGATCGGCCCTGTTACCGTCCAGTTCAAGGGCGGTGAAAAAAAACTTTCCGCAAACCTGGAAGTCGTTAAACCGGAAGATGACAAAAAAGCTCAGGAAGTCGCCGAGATCATGTTTTCAGAGATTACGGCTGACCGCGAAGCTCCACATGTGAATGAACCTTTCGGCCTGACCCTGAAGGTTTATATCAAAGACGGTGTGCAGACCGTCGGCGGGTTCAATATCGTTGGCGGAACCCCCGATCAGGGCCTGGACGGGGAAATTGAATGGGAAGTTATCAACCGCGGACGCGAACAGAAAAACGGACAGATTTTTAATGTATACACCGTTAAGGCACGGGTAAAAACGCTCACCGCCGGTACCTTCACGTTCCAGCCGCAAGTCCAGTTGAATGTCGTTATTCCGCGGCAGAACCGACGCTCATATCAGGGCGATCCTTTTTTCGGGGACCTCTTTGGCCGTCAGGAAACACGACGCTTCATTCTCGACTGCAACAAACTGGATGTGGAAGTAAAACCGGTTCCAATGATTGGAAGACCGGACAGTTTTACCGGCGGCGTCGGCCTGTTTGATTTTAATGTGGAAGTCGGCCCCAAAGAGGTAAAAGCCGGCGAGCCCATTACCGTGAAAATGCGGATTCGCGGCAGGGGAAACCTGACCCAGATTACGCCTCCTAAAATTCCGGAAAGCCTCGACTATAAACTCTATGAAGTACGCAGTGTTCCCGCTGAATCCGCGAATGAAGTCCGTTTTGAACAGGTGCTGATTCCCAAGTCGGATGCGGTGACTGAAGTCCCGGAAATAGAGTTTTCCTATTTCAACACCACCACAACGGATTTCCGTACCATCACCAAAGGTCCGTTCCCGGTCACCGTTGAACCGGCACCGCAGCAGACGGCTCAGGTCATCGCCACCACCCCCCATCTGGCGCAGCAGGAAACCCAGGTGCTCGGACGCGATATCATTTATCTCAAGTCGAGGCCGAAACACTGGAAACGGACATCCGACCAGCTCTGGTTCAACACCACAGCGTTCCGGATCCTCAGTGCCCTGCCCCTGGCTATCCTCCTGCTGGGGGGGCTGATCCGTGCGCGCCGCAGCCGGCTGAACGGTAATGTGGCGCGGGCACGCCGCCAACAAGCCCCCGGCGCAGCCCGAAAACAGATACAGCGTGCTGAACAGGCACTGCGAAAAAGCAACGGTCCCGTATTTTATGAAGCCTTGTGGAATGCCCTGACCGATTATTTCGGCCATCGGCTGAATCTGCCGCCCGGGGAAATCTCGGCACAGCGGGTTTCCACAGCATTTGATCAGCAACGGCAGTCGGTTGAATCTGTTTTCAGCGCCATCGAACAGCGACGTTACGGCGTTCAGCCGGAAGAATCCTCCAAAGAGGAGATGAAACAGCTGCTGCGCGACCTTACAGCTCTGCTCAAACAATGCGAAAGGGTGAAGCTATGA